The following nucleotide sequence is from Solidesulfovibrio carbinolicus.
CCGTCGGCCCCGGACAGGGTCAGCTCGTCGAGGTAGTCCGTGCCGCGCTTCTTGGCCTCGGCCAGATCCTTGCCCCAGATGATGGCCAGGGCCAGGTTGGGGTCGTATTCGGTCGGGATCTCGTAGGGCGCGTCCATGGGAATGTGGGTGTGGAGCCTGGCATAGGGCAGATTCGGGGCCAGGAACTGGTCGATGCGCCCGACCCAGGGGGTGAAGCGGTTGGCCGGGTCCTCGGCGATGACCCGGTATTCGATGCCCACGCCCTCGAAGGTGATGTCGGACTGGTCGTAGCCCATGGCGTCGCCCAGGCCCAGGCGGATCTGTTCGGCGATGATGTTGACGTCGCCCTGGCCCTTGATGCGGGAGATGGCGGCGGACACGCCGTTTTCCACCTGGATGCGGGTGTTGACTTCCATAAGGAAGGGCTGGCCCGTGGGCGAGACGATCCATTCCCAGGTGCCGACGTTGTCGTAGCCCACCTCCCGGGCCATGGCCAGGGAGTAGCCGGTGATGTCGTCGAGGAGCCTGGCGGCGTCAAAGGCGTAGGTGACTTCCTCGGGACGAAATCCCGGGGCGATCTCCACGCGTTTCTGGCGGCCGGTGGACTGGATGGTGCAGTTGCGGGTGCCGAAGTGGACGATGCCCGTGCCGGTGCGGTCGGCCACGATCTGGACTTCGAGGTGGTTGAAGTCGAAGATGCGCTGTTCGATCAGCACGCCTTCGTCGTGGAACTGGCGCTTGGCGTAGTTGCGGATGCGCCGGTACACGGTCTTGAACTGCTCGATGTCGTAGATTTCCTCGATGCCCATGCCGCCGCCGCCGGCCGAGGCCTTGACCAGGACCACGGAGTTGGCGATGCCCTGCTCGGCCTGGAAGGCGAACAGGGTTTCGGCGATCTCCTCGGCTTCCAGCTCATCGTAGACGGGCCGGTCGGAGCCGGGCACGGTGGGGATGGACAGGCTCCGGGCCAGGCGCTTGGTGTTGATCTTGTCGCCCAGGGTGCGGATGATGCGCCAGGACGGGCCGATGAAAATAAGCCCGCGCTTGCGTTCGGCCACGCGCCGGGCGAATCGGAAATCCTCGGCGAAAAAGCCGTAGCCGGGGTGGATGGCCGTGGCGCCGGCATGGTCGGCCACGGCCAGCAGCTCATTGGCGTCGTGGTAGGAGCTGACGCGGTAGGCCGCCTCGGGGCCGCCCAGCTGCCGGGCCAGGGCAAGGTGTCCCGAGCCTTCGTCGGCCCGGGTGTAGACGCAAACAAAATCCAGGCCGAGCGAAACGCAAGCCTGGATGATGCGTATGGCGATTTCGCCCCGGTTGGCCACCAGGACTTTATGTTTTTTCGTCGACACGATGGGTCTTTTTATCCTCAGGGTTTTCGGCGTCTTGGCGCGACTTGCGCAAATCGATGCGCCGCTTTTGGATTTCCAGGACAAGCTTGTCGAGCCAGGCTTCCTGGCGCAGGGACAGCTCGCCAAAGGCCAACCCGGTCAGGCCGCCCTCGGCCCGCCGCACCACCCTGGCCGGCAACCCGTCGATAAGCTCCCGGGGGCCGATGCCAAGGGCCAGACGGCAGTCGCGGCCAACCGCGATCCGGGCCTCGGGATCGACCAGGGCCAGACCCGAGGCGCTGACGTCATGCACGACAAAGCCGTCCGCCTCGCCGTCCAGCCGGGCGACCAGGCCCCGCACCCGTTCGCGATGGGCGGCCCGCTTGCCGACCTCGC
It contains:
- a CDS encoding biotin carboxylase N-terminal domain-containing protein, with product MSTKKHKVLVANRGEIAIRIIQACVSLGLDFVCVYTRADEGSGHLALARQLGGPEAAYRVSSYHDANELLAVADHAGATAIHPGYGFFAEDFRFARRVAERKRGLIFIGPSWRIIRTLGDKINTKRLARSLSIPTVPGSDRPVYDELEAEEIAETLFAFQAEQGIANSVVLVKASAGGGGMGIEEIYDIEQFKTVYRRIRNYAKRQFHDEGVLIEQRIFDFNHLEVQIVADRTGTGIVHFGTRNCTIQSTGRQKRVEIAPGFRPEEVTYAFDAARLLDDITGYSLAMAREVGYDNVGTWEWIVSPTGQPFLMEVNTRIQVENGVSAAISRIKGQGDVNIIAEQIRLGLGDAMGYDQSDITFEGVGIEYRVIAEDPANRFTPWVGRIDQFLAPNLPYARLHTHIPMDAPYEIPTEYDPNLALAIIWGKDLAEAKKRGTDYLDELTLSGADGTGAEMKTNIRYLREKTSTILQF
- a CDS encoding PilZ domain-containing protein, with protein sequence MMDVTFELEGEVGKRAAHRERVRGLVARLDGEADGFVVHDVSASGLALVDPEARIAVGRDCRLALGIGPRELIDGLPARVVRRAEGGLTGLAFGELSLRQEAWLDKLVLEIQKRRIDLRKSRQDAENPEDKKTHRVDEKT